Proteins from one Apis cerana isolate GH-2021 linkage group LG11, AcerK_1.0, whole genome shotgun sequence genomic window:
- the LOC107997218 gene encoding anion exchange protein 2 isoform X3, producing the protein MENTRRKLSFLGFGKRVSVDGHGAETGPELDEEMEKVFAMDTGEKFDVARLGSPSESAGSDRERERGPPSRYGDRDFNQHRKRSYPHPHMPLKSLHSRSMRRHLSPEGSTAEAGQEEENGQVVTGNGGGHELDTMDNGLSPTSMQNADDETTEEMENVVSSESEAPISERAASGFSDSPTVGSPRVQFEKIKEEEVHHSFKKDEVPSVGASANHDEDRKCRRHQKHEHKRHHHKSRKYSLQEDPQWRKRSGAGLPDGPGVLARRVSVQPEEASTLQELDIDDLESHRSDDPRGMRRHKAAHSTVQIGRKKEGGIPHDTFKKMYDHSPHEVFVQLDELYGVGEEREWRETARWIKYEEDVEEGADRWGRPHVASLSFHSLLNLRRCLETGVVLLDLEEKDLPGLVYRVVEQMVIEELILPEDRPVVMRALLLRHRHVHDHDRGFRFGGKRNYASYTSLQSVCLEEEDAAREASENHVTQHNLNDAKPKIVSSNLALDSNHTVVDMKEELTYTSSNEDLKKSHNDYILKRIPAGAEATVVLVGAVDFLDQPTIAFVRLAEGVFIPSITEVTIPVRFMFTLLGPRNADLDYHEIGRSIATLMANTSFHKVAYKANERRELLSAINEFLDDSIVLPPGDWERQALLPFSELKAKSEAIRKRKAKALEEKSKPVQSEAAVKKALLAGEEEKKAADDDDPLRRTKRPFGGLINDIKRRYPFYLSDFTDGLSSSCLAAAIFMYFAALCTAITFGGLMSDKTHNVIGISETLVSGSWTGVVMALFSTQPLVIIGTTGPLLLFDESLYNFCLANELEFLTVRVYVGAWMGIIALAIACVEGSVLVRLFTRFTEEIFTGLISILYIVETFIKLYNYFVKNPLLDEYSFIPETNRTFYQEQPLNVTEIDVVSPKTGETIGIPLSKPQTLIPAHNAAGILINQPNTALMCTILCLGTFLGAYYLRIFRNSHYLGRSARRAFGDFGVPISIVVFALIDYLAKVKTEKLLVPEGLTPTQPGRNWIVSPAGVHKPIPLWMAMACIVPALLVYILVFMETQISELIIDKKERKLRKGNGYHMDIVVVCLMNVGCGLMGAPWCCAASVRSLTHVSAVTVMSRTHAPGDKPHIVEVKEQRVSALLVAVLIGVSVLMAPLLRRVPMSVLLGVFLYMGISSTNGVQLFDRVKLFFMPVKHHGTANYVRRVQTYKMHIFTLIQILCLAILWIVKSTRAALALPFFLILMIPLRGQMNHFFTAAELRALDSKGSEHESTEDEPDFYEEAPLPG; encoded by the exons GTCGACGGTCATGGCGCGGAAACGGGACCGGAACTCGACGAGGAGATGGAGAAGGTTTTCGCAATGGATACCGGAGAGAAGTTCGACGTAGCCCGACTCGGCTCCCCTTCAGAATCGGCTGGATCCGATCGAGAACGAGAACGAGGACCACCATCGCGATATGGAGATCGCGACTTCAATC AGCATCGAAAAAGAAGTTACCCCCATCCGCACATGCCCTTGAAAAGTCTTCATTCCAGGTCTATGCGACGACATCTTTCACC CGAAGGATCCACAGCGGAAGCCGGGCAAGAAGAGGAGAACGGACAGGTTGTGACAGGAAATGGCGGTGGGCATGAACTGGACACGATGGACAATGGATTGTCTCCGACGAGCATGCAGAACGCCGATGACGAGACCACGGAAGAAATGGAGAATGTTGTCAGCAGCGAGAGCGAGGCACCGATTTCGGAAAGGGCTGCTTCCGGTTTCAGCGACAGCCCGACCGTTGGCAGCCCACGCGTGCAATTCGAGAAGATCAAAGAGGAGGAGGTGCATCACAGTTTCAAAAAGGACGAGGTGCCTAGCGTCGGTGCGTCCGCGAACCACGATGAGGATCGAAAGTGTCGAAGGCATCAAAAACACGAGCACAA AAGACATCATCACAAATCGCGAAAATACTCGCTCCAAGAGGATCCACAATGGAGGAAACGATCGGGAGCTGGTCTCCCGGATGGGCCGGGTGTGCTTGCGAGGCGAGTGAGCGTACAACCGGAAGAGGCAAGCACCCTTCAAGAACTGGACATCGACGACCTGGAGTCGCACAGAAGCGACGATCCGCGCGGTATGAGGCGTCACAAGGCGGCTCATTCGACGGTCCAGATAGGCCGGAAGAAGGAAGGTGGCATACCCCATGACacctttaaaaaaatgtacgaCCATTCTCCGCACGAGGTGTTCGTCCAATTGGACGAACTGTACGGGGTCGGTGAGGAAAGAGAGTGGAGGGAAACGGCCAGATGGATCAAATACGAGGAGGACGTGGAGGAGGGAGCGGACAGATGGGGCAGGCCCCACGTAGCTTCCTTGAGCTTCCATTCCCTGTTGAATCTCCGTAGATGCCTCGAGACAGGCGTGGTTCTCCTCGATCTCGAGGAGAAGGATCTCCCTGGCCTGGTATACAGGGTGGTCGAGCAAATGGTGATCGAAGAGCTGATTCTACCGGAAGACAGGCCGGTAGTGATGAGGGCGCTGTTGCTTAGGCACAGGCACGTCCACGATCACGATCGTGGATTCCGTTTCGGCGGGAAACGGAATTACGCCAGCTACACGAGCTTGCAG TCCGTCTGTCTGGAGGAAGAGGACGCTGCGCGGGAAGCCTCTGAGAACCATGTAACCCAACAT AATCTAAACGACGCGAAACCAAAGATCGTGTCGTCGAACTTGGCCCTGGACAGCAATCACACGGTGGTCGATATGAAGGAAGAGCTGACGTACACGAGCAGCAACGAGGATCTGAAAAAGAGCCACAACGATTACATACTGAAGAGGATCCCGGCCGGCGCCGAGGCCACGGTTGTCCTGGTCGGCGCGGTCGATTTTCTGGACCAACCGACGATCGCGTTCGTCAGGCTTGCCGAGGGTGTGTTCATTCCATCGATCACGGAAGTCACGATACCAGTAAGATTCATGTTCACGTTGCTGGGGCCGAGGAACGCTGATCTAGATTATCACGAAATCGGTAGATCGATCGCCACCCTAATGGCCAATACGTCGTTCCATAAAGTCGCTTACAAAGCGAACGAAAGACGAGAGCTTCTTTCCGCGATCAATGAGTTCCTGGATGATTCGATCGTTCTGCCCCCTGGCGATTGGGAGAGGCAGGCGTTGTTACCTTTCAGCGAGCTGAAGGCGAAGAGCGAGGCCATCAGGAAACGGAAGGCCAAGGCGCTTGAAGAGAAGAGCAAGCCTGTTCAAAGCGAGGCCGCTGTCAAGAAAG CTCTGCTTGCCggcgaagaagaaaagaaagctgCCGACGACGATGACCCACTTCGAAGAACTAAACGCCCGTTTGGCGGGCTGATCAACGATATCAAGAGACGCTACCCTTTCTATCTCTCCGATTTTACCGACGGTTTGAGTTCATCTTGCCTAGCGGCGGCCATTTTCATGTACTTTGCTGCCCTCTGTACAGCCATTACTTTTGGCGGGTTGATGAGCGACAAAACGCATAACGTCATCGGCATATCCGAGACCCTGGTCTCCGGCTCCTGGACGGGAGTGGTGATGGCTTTGTTTTCCACCCAACCTTTAGTCATCATTGGCACGACTGGCCCTCTGTTGCTGTTCGATGAAAGTTTGTACAACTTCTGCCTGGCCAATGAATTGGAATTCTTAACCGTGAGAGTTTACGTTGGAGCATGGATGGGAATCATAGCTCTAGCGATCGCCTGTGTCGAGGGGTCCGTGTTGGTCAGATTATTCACGCGCTTCACCGAAGAAATTTTCACAGGCTTAATCTCCATTCTCTACATCGTTGAAACGTTCATCAAGCTGTACAATTACTTCGTGAAAAATCCGTTGCTCGATGAGTACAGTTTTATTCCCGAGACGAATCGAACGTTTTACCAAGAGCAGCCGTTGAACGTTACAGAGATCGACGTTGTTTCCCCAAAGACTGGCGAGACGATTGGTATTCCGTTGAGCAAACCTCAAACTTTGATACCAGCGCACAACGCAGCTGGAATATTGATAAACCAGCCCAACACCGCGCTCATGTGTACCATTTTGTGTCTTGGTACTTTCCTCGGTGCTTATTATTTGCGCATCTTCCGCAACAGTCATTACCTCGGACGAAGTGCCAGAAGGGCCTTTGGCGACTTTGGCGTGCCCATCAGTATCGTTGTGTTTGCGTTGATCGATTATCTGGCCAAAGTAAAAACGGAGAAATTGCTGGTCCCGGAAGGTTTAACCCCGACTCAACCTGGTAGAAACTGGATCGTGTCACCCGCCGGAGTGCATAAACCTATCCCTCTTTGGATGGCCATGGCTTGCATCGTGCCAGCGTTGCTGGTTTACATTCTTGTTTTCATGGAAACTCAAATCTCCGA GCTGatcatcgataaaaaagaacgaaaattgCGAAAAGGCAACGGCTATCACATGGATATAGTAGTGGTGTGTTTAATGAACGTCGGTTGTGGTTTGATGGGCGCTCCTTGGTGTTGCGCCGCCTCCGTTCGATCATTAACGCACGTCTCGGCGGTGACAGTTATGTCCCGTACTCATGCACCCGGCGATAAACCGCACATCGTCGAAGTAAAGGAGCAGAGAGTGAGCGCTCTATTAGTTGCCGTGTTGATCGGCGTAAGTGTGCTGATGGCGCCACTTTTGCGACGCGTACCAATGTCCGTCCTTTTGGGAGTGTTTCTCTACATGGGTATCTCTTCGACGAACGGCGTCCAACTGTTCGATCGCGTGAAGCTGTTTTTCATGCCGGTGAAACACCACGGCACCGCTAATTACGTACGGCGTGTACAAACGTACAAAATGCACATCTTCACCCTCATACAAATTTTGTGCCTGGCTATACTGTGGATTGTGAAAAGTACCAGGGCAGCCTTGGCACTTCCGTTCTTCCTGATTCTTATGATACCTTTACGAGGTCAGATGAACCACTTTTTTACCGCGGCAGAGCTACGGGCACTCGATAGCAAAGGATCGGAACACGAGAGTACCGAGGATGAACCAGATTTTTACGAGGAAGCTCCGTTACCTGGTTAG
- the LOC107997218 gene encoding band 3 anion transport protein isoform X5, with translation MENTRRKLSFLGFGKRVSVDGHGAETGPELDEEMEKVFAMDTGEKFDVARLGSPSESAGSDRERERGPPSRYGDRDFNQHRKRSYPHPHMPLKSLHSRSMRRHLSPEGSTAEAGQEEENGQVVTGNGGGHELDTMDNGLSPTSMQNADDETTEEMENVVSSESEAPISERAASGFSDSPTVGSPRVQFEKIKEEEVHHSFKKDEVPSVGASANHDEDRKCRRHQKHEHKRHHHKSRKYSLQEDPQWRKRSGAGLPDGPGVLARRVSVQPEEASTLQELDIDDLESHRSDDPRGMRRHKAAHSTVQIGRKKEGGIPHDTFKKMYDHSPHEVFVQLDELYGVGEEREWRETARWIKYEEDVEEGADRWGRPHVASLSFHSLLNLRRCLETGVVLLDLEEKDLPGLVYRVVEQMVIEELILPEDRPVVMRALLLRHRHVHDHDRGFRFGGKRNYASYTSLQNLNDAKPKIVSSNLALDSNHTVVDMKEELTYTSSNEDLKKSHNDYILKRIPAGAEATVVLVGAVDFLDQPTIAFVRLAEGVFIPSITEVTIPVRFMFTLLGPRNADLDYHEIGRSIATLMANTSFHKVAYKANERRELLSAINEFLDDSIVLPPGDWERQALLPFSELKAKSEAIRKRKAKALEEKSKPVQSEAAVKKALLAGEEEKKAADDDDPLRRTKRPFGGLINDIKRRYPFYLSDFTDGLSSSCLAAAIFMYFAALCTAITFGGLMSDKTHNVIGISETLVSGSWTGVVMALFSTQPLVIIGTTGPLLLFDESLYNFCLANELEFLTVRVYVGAWMGIIALAIACVEGSVLVRLFTRFTEEIFTGLISILYIVETFIKLYNYFVKNPLLDEYSFIPETNRTFYQEQPLNVTEIDVVSPKTGETIGIPLSKPQTLIPAHNAAGILINQPNTALMCTILCLGTFLGAYYLRIFRNSHYLGRSARRAFGDFGVPISIVVFALIDYLAKVKTEKLLVPEGLTPTQPGRNWIVSPAGVHKPIPLWMAMACIVPALLVYILVFMETQISELIIDKKERKLRKGNGYHMDIVVVCLMNVGCGLMGAPWCCAASVRSLTHVSAVTVMSRTHAPGDKPHIVEVKEQRVSALLVAVLIGVSVLMAPLLRRVPMSVLLGVFLYMGISSTNGVQLFDRVKLFFMPVKHHGTANYVRRVQTYKMHIFTLIQILCLAILWIVKSTRAALALPFFLILMIPLRGQMNHFFTAAELRALDSKGSEHESTEDEPDFYEEAPLPG, from the exons GTCGACGGTCATGGCGCGGAAACGGGACCGGAACTCGACGAGGAGATGGAGAAGGTTTTCGCAATGGATACCGGAGAGAAGTTCGACGTAGCCCGACTCGGCTCCCCTTCAGAATCGGCTGGATCCGATCGAGAACGAGAACGAGGACCACCATCGCGATATGGAGATCGCGACTTCAATC AGCATCGAAAAAGAAGTTACCCCCATCCGCACATGCCCTTGAAAAGTCTTCATTCCAGGTCTATGCGACGACATCTTTCACC CGAAGGATCCACAGCGGAAGCCGGGCAAGAAGAGGAGAACGGACAGGTTGTGACAGGAAATGGCGGTGGGCATGAACTGGACACGATGGACAATGGATTGTCTCCGACGAGCATGCAGAACGCCGATGACGAGACCACGGAAGAAATGGAGAATGTTGTCAGCAGCGAGAGCGAGGCACCGATTTCGGAAAGGGCTGCTTCCGGTTTCAGCGACAGCCCGACCGTTGGCAGCCCACGCGTGCAATTCGAGAAGATCAAAGAGGAGGAGGTGCATCACAGTTTCAAAAAGGACGAGGTGCCTAGCGTCGGTGCGTCCGCGAACCACGATGAGGATCGAAAGTGTCGAAGGCATCAAAAACACGAGCACAA AAGACATCATCACAAATCGCGAAAATACTCGCTCCAAGAGGATCCACAATGGAGGAAACGATCGGGAGCTGGTCTCCCGGATGGGCCGGGTGTGCTTGCGAGGCGAGTGAGCGTACAACCGGAAGAGGCAAGCACCCTTCAAGAACTGGACATCGACGACCTGGAGTCGCACAGAAGCGACGATCCGCGCGGTATGAGGCGTCACAAGGCGGCTCATTCGACGGTCCAGATAGGCCGGAAGAAGGAAGGTGGCATACCCCATGACacctttaaaaaaatgtacgaCCATTCTCCGCACGAGGTGTTCGTCCAATTGGACGAACTGTACGGGGTCGGTGAGGAAAGAGAGTGGAGGGAAACGGCCAGATGGATCAAATACGAGGAGGACGTGGAGGAGGGAGCGGACAGATGGGGCAGGCCCCACGTAGCTTCCTTGAGCTTCCATTCCCTGTTGAATCTCCGTAGATGCCTCGAGACAGGCGTGGTTCTCCTCGATCTCGAGGAGAAGGATCTCCCTGGCCTGGTATACAGGGTGGTCGAGCAAATGGTGATCGAAGAGCTGATTCTACCGGAAGACAGGCCGGTAGTGATGAGGGCGCTGTTGCTTAGGCACAGGCACGTCCACGATCACGATCGTGGATTCCGTTTCGGCGGGAAACGGAATTACGCCAGCTACACGAGCTTGCAG AATCTAAACGACGCGAAACCAAAGATCGTGTCGTCGAACTTGGCCCTGGACAGCAATCACACGGTGGTCGATATGAAGGAAGAGCTGACGTACACGAGCAGCAACGAGGATCTGAAAAAGAGCCACAACGATTACATACTGAAGAGGATCCCGGCCGGCGCCGAGGCCACGGTTGTCCTGGTCGGCGCGGTCGATTTTCTGGACCAACCGACGATCGCGTTCGTCAGGCTTGCCGAGGGTGTGTTCATTCCATCGATCACGGAAGTCACGATACCAGTAAGATTCATGTTCACGTTGCTGGGGCCGAGGAACGCTGATCTAGATTATCACGAAATCGGTAGATCGATCGCCACCCTAATGGCCAATACGTCGTTCCATAAAGTCGCTTACAAAGCGAACGAAAGACGAGAGCTTCTTTCCGCGATCAATGAGTTCCTGGATGATTCGATCGTTCTGCCCCCTGGCGATTGGGAGAGGCAGGCGTTGTTACCTTTCAGCGAGCTGAAGGCGAAGAGCGAGGCCATCAGGAAACGGAAGGCCAAGGCGCTTGAAGAGAAGAGCAAGCCTGTTCAAAGCGAGGCCGCTGTCAAGAAAG CTCTGCTTGCCggcgaagaagaaaagaaagctgCCGACGACGATGACCCACTTCGAAGAACTAAACGCCCGTTTGGCGGGCTGATCAACGATATCAAGAGACGCTACCCTTTCTATCTCTCCGATTTTACCGACGGTTTGAGTTCATCTTGCCTAGCGGCGGCCATTTTCATGTACTTTGCTGCCCTCTGTACAGCCATTACTTTTGGCGGGTTGATGAGCGACAAAACGCATAACGTCATCGGCATATCCGAGACCCTGGTCTCCGGCTCCTGGACGGGAGTGGTGATGGCTTTGTTTTCCACCCAACCTTTAGTCATCATTGGCACGACTGGCCCTCTGTTGCTGTTCGATGAAAGTTTGTACAACTTCTGCCTGGCCAATGAATTGGAATTCTTAACCGTGAGAGTTTACGTTGGAGCATGGATGGGAATCATAGCTCTAGCGATCGCCTGTGTCGAGGGGTCCGTGTTGGTCAGATTATTCACGCGCTTCACCGAAGAAATTTTCACAGGCTTAATCTCCATTCTCTACATCGTTGAAACGTTCATCAAGCTGTACAATTACTTCGTGAAAAATCCGTTGCTCGATGAGTACAGTTTTATTCCCGAGACGAATCGAACGTTTTACCAAGAGCAGCCGTTGAACGTTACAGAGATCGACGTTGTTTCCCCAAAGACTGGCGAGACGATTGGTATTCCGTTGAGCAAACCTCAAACTTTGATACCAGCGCACAACGCAGCTGGAATATTGATAAACCAGCCCAACACCGCGCTCATGTGTACCATTTTGTGTCTTGGTACTTTCCTCGGTGCTTATTATTTGCGCATCTTCCGCAACAGTCATTACCTCGGACGAAGTGCCAGAAGGGCCTTTGGCGACTTTGGCGTGCCCATCAGTATCGTTGTGTTTGCGTTGATCGATTATCTGGCCAAAGTAAAAACGGAGAAATTGCTGGTCCCGGAAGGTTTAACCCCGACTCAACCTGGTAGAAACTGGATCGTGTCACCCGCCGGAGTGCATAAACCTATCCCTCTTTGGATGGCCATGGCTTGCATCGTGCCAGCGTTGCTGGTTTACATTCTTGTTTTCATGGAAACTCAAATCTCCGA GCTGatcatcgataaaaaagaacgaaaattgCGAAAAGGCAACGGCTATCACATGGATATAGTAGTGGTGTGTTTAATGAACGTCGGTTGTGGTTTGATGGGCGCTCCTTGGTGTTGCGCCGCCTCCGTTCGATCATTAACGCACGTCTCGGCGGTGACAGTTATGTCCCGTACTCATGCACCCGGCGATAAACCGCACATCGTCGAAGTAAAGGAGCAGAGAGTGAGCGCTCTATTAGTTGCCGTGTTGATCGGCGTAAGTGTGCTGATGGCGCCACTTTTGCGACGCGTACCAATGTCCGTCCTTTTGGGAGTGTTTCTCTACATGGGTATCTCTTCGACGAACGGCGTCCAACTGTTCGATCGCGTGAAGCTGTTTTTCATGCCGGTGAAACACCACGGCACCGCTAATTACGTACGGCGTGTACAAACGTACAAAATGCACATCTTCACCCTCATACAAATTTTGTGCCTGGCTATACTGTGGATTGTGAAAAGTACCAGGGCAGCCTTGGCACTTCCGTTCTTCCTGATTCTTATGATACCTTTACGAGGTCAGATGAACCACTTTTTTACCGCGGCAGAGCTACGGGCACTCGATAGCAAAGGATCGGAACACGAGAGTACCGAGGATGAACCAGATTTTTACGAGGAAGCTCCGTTACCTGGTTAG